The genomic region aatcatatagtccctaacacaagccctcaaggcccaaaacaagcattaaaaacaattcaggactaaattgagatCTTAAGGAAATTTTGgcaaaacattgaaaatttttaaagtgcaggggacacacgcccgtgtggccaggctatgtgtctcacacggccaaaaggcacgctcgtgtcacaggccgtgtggatatTCGAAATgagatcacatggtcgtgtcctagcccgtgtccgaccccatgtaactcactgacttaggtcacaagGCCAACAACACGCCTCTATGACTATCCCGTGTACCTTCAAAATGACCTCACATGCTTGAGTGCCAAGCCgagtgctaggccatgtgaagctaatgacttggtttctaaacaaatatcaagggacacatggccatgtcacctggccatgtgtcacatacggcagagatacacacttgtgtctctgcccatgtagacgaaaatagaccattttccaagccttatttctcacccaaagtgATACTAACCTACACTTACCAATTAACATATGACCAAATCATCAATAAGCATTCAAATCCATCTCAACCAAGTCCAAATCATGCAATACCAATACCAACAACCATAACGCTCATAAACATCACAATTTGCCATTTGAAAACATACCAATATCACTTTCAATAATTCACTTAAATGggtaatttcatatatgcattatCTTGCCTATTACTTAGCATGCtaatacattctcaatttcaaccatttgctacctttaataccaattcacaacaaggcATTCACATAGTAATTATAAACCAAATATCAAAAGGCCATTTACACATATTTACATAACcaagtataccaaaataagccgaATCACATGGctacacatataaccaaaacaacatGAGACATTTAGGCCACATTagccaaaacacctatacatgccatttaaccaaTATGCacaaagttcaaaagtaccaaaacaacaGATGGATAGTGCGGTGAGATCTCCAACAACTTCCAATCCGAGCAagttttgaaatcactataaaacacgaaaaagtaaaCAGAGCAAGCTATTATGCTTAATAAGCTCGTATAGCATAAAACTCAACTTACCATATAAACACAATTTAAGTAATcaaacatatcataatataacTCATTTTTGATCCACAAAcctatcacatattcattcaTAAGTCTTATAGATTCAATTCTCATATGCTtcacgtacatacctatactagTTCATATTTAATTCACCTACTTCCGTAACATTActatgcctgttgaaccatttggaatagtaTCGGATACTCAggtatctcacacactaagtgccaaaacaTGGTCAAAACCATCTCTATCTCTgtgtttgctcacacaagctgacagtcaagacgtaactacacggcgctactcacacaagctaatgaGTAACCGTAAGACATGCCTGAAAACTCAGCCAAGGGTAGAACGTACgggaccagcacccaaaatatcgtatcccctaatgacatgtcatttatatcctatctattcctaaggttcaaacgggattcatACATTACCGATAACTTGTCGAAAATTTCTGTGGTGTGGTATCATCACatttatatcaattaagcattcaagaatttataattcaatgcttattaaacatatgaacttaccttgaattagTACAGAGAAAGTCAACCGATCAATCCACTACTTTattttttcccccaatctaattcTGAACatggcttttcttgatctatatataatcaaatttaaccactttaatatTTACTCTATTCAATTGATCCAATTTCATTTTAACCTtatcattattttattaaatttaaccaCAAAGATGGTgactttgtttttaattattttacttagtttattttattaaattacacttttaaccttctcattaaaccattaaaatcacttaattaatgtCCATATTTTTCCACTCATATTAAAAATGGTACCACATAAGTACATCTacttaaagttctatagctattagacacttttaactaatagaacacaacttttacattttatgcgatttagtcttttttatcaaattaagcaagcaattgataaattttcttaacgaaatttttatacaatcatactatcatgctgtagacctcaaaataataataaaataaatattttcacatcggatttgtggtctcagaaccactattccgatttcactaaaaacaggctgttacattagttcccaggctagctagattaagctacaatgatcccaaaaacataaaaatctttaaaatggGGCTTGAAAACTCACCATGCACACAACCCTAGCTCAACCGAAAGCTCTCTCTCCTCCAGTGGCCAAAATCAATTTTGGTTCatcaaatgaagaagatgaacactttgttttaattaatttaatatttatttactcatttacctttttaccctttaaaaactttaataatttcaataaaaccatGTAATGGATGTCCACTATCcacataaatggtctaattaccatttaaaccCACTTacatttaaatttcataataattagactactttaacttatagaactctacttttgtaccttttacgatttagacctttttaaaaaattaagcatgcaaacgtcaaaatttcttaacaaaatttttacacgGTACTACTAACATaccgtagacattaaaataataataaaataaaaattttctcattggatttgtggtcccaaaaccactattttatttcactgaaaatgggttgttacaattttaaaaagaaatcaatatttactaataaatcctattatatatacacattacaTACATTGATAACAGATGAATTCAAGAAGCAATATTACATAAACCATAAAATGATCACATAATTGAAGAAGCCATATTACATAATCCATTCAATGGCTCCAAAAACCAAGAAtactcattatcaacttttttaCAACTACTGCTAGTATAAATTGAATACCCAACAACCATTACAAGATTCTTAAGCTTGGCATACATATAGTACTTAATGGGCCCCTCATCAAGGTTCCTATAATTTCTCAGCATCCTATAGTGATGCTCATATAGTGAAAACCTATGCCaaggaaataaatgaaacaaggaGTGGATGTAACTTGTAATAGTAGTAAAGCCTGTTAGCCAAGGATTTGATCATTCCAAACAAGTTAAAACGAAGAAACTTTATACCTTTTGGTTCTTTTGATATTATCTGATTCAATATCAAAGTCACCTCTTGGATAGGCATTGAAGGACTTAGAACTATTTGACCCAAATGGATAATTAGTCATGATAATAGAAATCTAGCTGAAAAGCTTCAGATTTATGTCAACAAAACATACCCAGACAGGCAATTCAACAGATTATCGATTAAAGATCATGACTTTGGGTATTCAATTCAACAAAGGCAAAACATAAACTACTGGAAAAGGAAAGATCCTGATCATCAAAGTTCAACTTCTAGTTTACATCCTAGACATGAATTTAAGGCAGATAAACAAAATGGGGTTTTAATTTACATGAAAAATAAGATCAAAGCAGAGGTAGAAAAGGTAAACTCATTGAAAGCCTAACAGAATAGAAATTCAGATCCAATATTTTAGAGATTttgtttattaaaaaaaaaaccagagATGATGGCGAAGGGAAGAAGACTAACAGCAATTGCTGATAATTGATCGGAGCCTCGCTGTTCCCACAATCGCTGGGATGCACAGTGGGAGATGTGCGCATTTCTTTGGAAAGCTCTGCCTTTAACATCGACTTCTCCATATTTTCCACTACACGCAAATTCGCCACACACAAAATCCAAAAATAGAGAGTCTTCTATACATTTTATGCAAAACCCAAGAAGATCTCTTGCTATTGTTTCCAGAATGATGAGCATAGGTGGGGGGAGATTttcgtttgaaaaaaaaaagctatTAGGAGAGGCATTGAATAGGCATTCAGAGCCCGACCCTCTGAATAGATATGCAGTGTTTATGCGTAATAGAGCCTGCACGACATAACAATTCAGCAGTCAAATTTCAACCAAACAAATGTTTCACTGTAGCGCATGGAATAGGGACGGAATGGAATGGCCATTTTGTCGAACCAAACACGCCcttattattttaagttttatttcattttaataaagtTTGCAATTTAATTTAGTTCGCAGAATTTGTCATGTTTGATTTTTAGATAAGTCTTGTGTTTTGTTATTTATGTTTATGCGTGTGCTAATTATCACATGGTGTCTTGTTTGTGTCATTTGTCCATATATGTTGAATATGTGCATATGTGCGTATATGCGTGTGTGTGTCTCCAAATAAGTTTATATGTATttcatgtgtgagagtctagcgtCTAGTTCTGGTTCTAATGTCTTAGTCGAATGTAAGTGTTGCAAAAATTTGATGTCTATTTATATGTGTGCAGGTGGTTGTTCGAATGGACAAATGCATGGCTCTTCAAAGACCTTCATTAAACTGAATTCATGCACAAAGGATATGTGGTGCATATGACTATTCGTGTGAAGGGCCAAATTTATGCTTCATGCATTTCTTAGGATGGAAGGATTCATAACCTTCATTGTAGATACATGGACGGTGACAAAAATGGGAAGAAAGTGGCTGATCATTGTACTCATGCATGGAGGATTTCATGAACAACATTCAAGGAAGTCAAACCACAATTAATTCGGCTAATGTTCCAACACAAACATGCACCGAAATTAGGGGATGAACCAGCTAAATGCATGTTGCCTATTCATCATCCCAAGACGCATTAAAGCTTCAAATCAAAGGAGATGCATGTCCCATTCATCTATCATTCGGCCAAGGGGAATGAAGGAAGATTAAATGCCGATCATTCACGGAATTTAAGCTTTCTTCTTGACTAAGCATTCATGAACAGATTTGGGAAAGGAATGTGACTATTCGGCTTATGCAAGCATCCACCATGATTCAAGAGCTGAAATTATCACTTTGTGTGTGAACATGTTAAATGCTaatgtgaacacctagatgccgaatttgattAGTCATCTTAGAGTCCTATAAATACTTACGAAATTGTCATTTGTAAGGTTAGAACTTTATTAAccaaattttttaatataaactttatttTGTGATAATTTTTTCCTGGGTTCTTTATTgaactaaaaactaaaataatgaaACTTTTCAAGTTTGTGGCGTCCAATTTTCTTATCACTCCATTCACCATTCTGGAGTGTGGCGACTTCGTTTATACTAAAGTTCTAGTAGGTTCGAGAGTTAACCGGTCTTTGCTTTAATATAGCTAGGTTCTTAGCTACAACTACTACGGGTCGAGGTTTCTATTTGTTGAACCATTTCAAGATGATCCAATTCCTTCGAGTAATTTTCCGAACAACCCAAGCTCGGGAAGTCGCATTAGAACCCAAGACTAAATGACAAAACCACTAATATTTAACCATCTAATCAAAGAaactaatatattaaaaattagaaaatgcCCCCTATATAATGTGTTTTCACTCTCTCTCCAAAATTAACATACTTCTCTAAATATCTCAGCCTAAGACcctaatttcattttttaaaactGACTTTTTCTTATCAAATTTAGCCGCATTATATTTATTTCAAAAACTAGAtaataaattcataaaaaaaactaATAAGGCAAACTCATATTGAAAGATGAATAAACGATTATTTGCCCTTCTTTTATAAAGTCAACAGATTAACATGTTCTTTAGATAATCATAATTGTTTAATATGTTGGTTAATCCCATCTCTTCAATAATTAACTAGCTTCTAATCTTACATCTATTTCAtgtgattttaaatatttaatatttaattaatattttaatattatattttaattacagtaattaatgtaaattaatatttttattttaatttttgaatataattaaaatatattaatttatcgaTTCAGATATTATAATTGATTTTTTGTTTAGttataatagaaatttttcaaGTCATAATTATAGCATTTTTAACATATTCAACATAGAATATAGTTTTACTTATATAATTAATgcaaaataatattattcaaaacAATAGTGTGTTAACGTAATTAActataatattaattaagttataattaagatacttaaaattatatttaaataataacttTATTTTACATCAATAAAACTTTCCCAGCTTTTTTTTATCGtaaaatttttaactaataattgtaatttaaattttaattatcacAAATTTTTCCAATGATTCTATAAATATTAGTTGAATAAAATGCCTTACTAATGCATCTCTTTATATCTAAATCTTAGTTTAATTTGTATATAAGTACAACACTAATTAAGTGATATTTAaaacaataaatttaattaaatatggaTACAAAATCTAAGTGATAATAACTGTAAAAAAACAACATACATAATTAGATAGATTACTTTTGTTATTATCATATAATAACTAATAATAACTGTAATAtctatgttattattgttattttaatttatCCAATTATATTCAATAAAATAGTTAACTAATATCACTTTTCTATTTTCCAATAATACTTAGTAATATATTAatggatttttattttatgttaatttaataatataatgaaCAATAGGAAGAATTCTTATATGTTAAACTCAtgcttttatataaattatagatatataaaacaatatgattatctaatatattaaatatgatatatcaattatatgttattaattaaccgtgcataatataatatattatcatttttaaaatatcatctcattatttaacctttaaaatttttaaaatatttaattttaattttaaaaattatatttcaatttagaattaataaaattatcttaaaaCTTAAAATATAAAGTTAACCTTTTAAATACTTTAATACATTTAACTTTGATTGTTTTAAAATTACATATATTTCAAATTTATGATTTAAATCATAAATCTTAAAAGATATCTAATTATtacatttcaaatttcaaaatcatctttttacttatttaaaaataaaatataaaatttagaaatattaTTCTTAGGAACGAAAAAAATTAACAGGTATAAAAGTAGAGTAGTATAATCAATAGAACTAATGTTTCCCCACATATTTGAAGAGTTCATTAAACTAAAAGTAAGAGAATGTTTTTTAAAATTCGTGGTCAGTGTCTACTTTTTAATGAGTCTACCGAACGTGAAGGATTAATTACTAGGCTTGCCTTAATGAATACTTCAAAAAACCTCCTAAAAGTATGAGTCTACAAAACGTGAAGGATTAATCATTAGGCTTGCCCTAATGAATTACTTTGGCCTGGCAACAACGGTAGAATGCTTCAAAATGTATAGAATAACAATTCACCTTTCTTGGTGATATCAAGGTTGGAGTGTTAGGGAATAGCAagagctttttttttttactaaacgACCCAAAGTAATAACAAAGATTGGCCATGGAAGAGTAAGTATAAGGCAGCTTCTTCTCCCCACACCAAATGGGAGATAACGGAAGTCATGACCATTGGCACACATAGAAGTGATTACGGAGTACattgttcttttgttttatgatTTAGATCATTAGACATGTATTTGTTCTGTTactctaataaattattttacttatagtaattttataaactcGAATTTATTTGGTGTCTAATTTAATCGCATTGGAGCATGCTTTTGGTTCCTTTTAACTTGTTTGGTTTATATACAAACTAATAAATtgttatttgataatttatgATAACCTAAGGAAAATATGATTAGTTTTTATTtggttttttatgttttataatttttctgtTTACTTTTTATGTGTCCACTTAAATTTGATCTCAGGATTTTGGTATAGGAAGGAAAATAGTATATGCCTTGCAAACACTTGGAGCTGTATTTGATGTGCGAACAAGTCCATTATATACATTCAGGTGAGGACTTGGTAGAGATGCCCGAGATTTGAGATAActgagaaaaggaaaaaaaagaaatgaaagagaggGGGAAGAGATGCTTGCAGCGCTGAGATGAAATGAACGGGTATTGAAACCTTAAATATGTTCCTCATGAGGATTATAAAGGGTTGAATAACAAAACTATTCGGGTTATTTCTTATTTAAACACTCCAATGCTTTGATATGTAATTTATGAAATgatttttattattcaatttaacccGAGATAGCTTAAGTTTTTATAATAAAATCCAAGGTCAAgttttgaatttatttaatttgtttcatgATTTGATTTTAAATTCTATCCAATTTGGTCCTAGTGGTTTCTTTAAAGATTTTTACCTTAtaactttctcttcttttttttttttttttgaaatattttttactttttaacttTTCATTTATTCGGCAGCACAGGTCTTGATGAACACATGTTCTTTTGCCATTAATTTGTTTTGGTTAtttattctctttttattttattatcgattttttttttacaaagggTACGAGAGTGGTCGACCTTAAATAATTAATCCTCATGACCGAGCGATAAtgtatattttgaaaaataaattttatttcaatCAAGCCTTGCAAAAAGCTTACATATATTAAATTCATGAGACGaaaattatcaaatttttaatatatttgtatattttaaaaactataaatgaataaataataaactTAAATTAGGTTTATTAATTAAGTTATTAATAAATAAGATTTAAACTTTTTATTTCTTGTATAGTTTGTAAACATATTATTagacaaaataaatttaatagatTTTGTAAACACGCTTTTATCCCTGTTCAGTCTATAAAATtgtatataacatataataatctAAGACATtcttttatcaaataaaatattgcattacaaaatataaaaaatcataaatttatttgtaatattaattataaaattaaatttatacaaaattataaaatacttttattatattttaattgatatatatatatgtaatacaaCCAAATCCGTATATGGCCAGGTAAAAAGTTGGTATTATCTCGCTATGAAATCAATTTTGATTGTAAGAAAAAATCTATTATATTttgtaataaatatttttcaTACTATATTTGTTTGAATAaaacaatttttgaaaaaaaatatttccGGAAAATTTGCCGTACAAAATACTTCGAGCAAAAtcgatcaaaaaaaaaaaaacaatgtttCAAAAAAATCGATTTATACGTTTTCTAATAGTTTATATGAAATCATTAAAAGAACCTAGTTAAAAACACAGTACCAATGTTTGAACCTTAATCATGAAGATAAACAAAGAAGCCTCATCCAAAGATAAATATAtctttgtttaaattttttttctcacCCAGATCATTGGGGTCACATAATTTTGTATACCTAGTACAGCTGGAAATGGATTATAAAGTAAAATTTCCAATAAATCAAAATCATAACCCAACTTCCCCCTACTTGTACTGGCTTCATTACCAACAAACTCATCTAAAAAAAGTAGGTAGCATTATATTAGGACTAACAATTCAGTATCAGGCATTTGTTTAAactctttcaataaaatcagaaacATGTGAGGCCAAAGAACTACCACAATAATACCAATCATAACACATTTTGGTTTCTCCAACCTTTGAACAAAACAAATGTGAGTTTGTCACTGGCTACTACCACGAGTTTGCATCCTCTTCCTTTCAAACTCCAGctggaaaaaaaatttaacttaaataaatgatAAAGGAATCATATTACCAGAAAAAAAATATCAAAGTCCCTTAGAGCTTTTTACCACTTTTCTCACTCGTTCATTGGCTGCAGGAGTTCCTCCACTAACAGACTCGGGGAGATATGGACTGCTCACACGCACCTCATTCATTACAACAATGACAGTCTTGTCCCAGCGAACAGGTAGCCTGATCATATGCATTTATGTTATCGTAATATGCGTTAAGTTTTCAACATGATTTATACAGAGCAATAAATTAATGAACTTCAAAGAAGCCCATAGAGACAAATTAGAACCTCCAAAATTCAGTCAATAGACAGAGCCAGAGATCAAGAATGAATCTTAAAAATGCTTCTACCTTTTGGTGGGGAAGGAAAGCAGTTAAAAAGCAAATAGCTCCACTTTCCAGATCATCCTGATATGTCCAAGGATTAAGGAAGAAAAGAAGATACAGATGAACCTAGGTCACATCTTCGAGAGAACAAAAGCAAATGCTTATGTCACAGCCAACATGTGAGAACTGAGGGCAGTGCCCGTACATGTAACCATAGTGCAGCTGTGCATGCGAGGAAGGCTGGCCGAGTGCTCTGGAAGCCTCCAGGGCACTCTAAGTGGTGCAGGCAGGCCGGCAGGCTCAGGAAGCCTCCAGACTCCTCTTTTGTGATAGATACAGTAGAAACTAATCAACGATGTATAGTATGGAACAGGTCCCCACCTTAGTGGACAAGTGGAACTTGGGATGATTAGACAATGAGAACGTATTCTATTTCCAACTTCCGCTATGTTTCAAACAAATGAGAGATATTTCATTTATTCTTTTCATGGTTCTTCTACCATAGTTAAATTTTTTATGGATGTTTCGGGACAGATTAGGCTAATGTCATAGTTGGGAGACAAAAAGTAACGGAATTTGTTTGTTTTAGGACCAAGACAACAAATAGAGGTATATGCTTTCTGTAGGTCTTTTGGCAGCTACAATGAGAAATAACTGCCATTTTGCAATTGCTTGAATGGCTTTCAGCCAACTTCTCAACAGAATTGGAACCAGCAGATTTATTCTGGAGGGAGTGTAAGGAAGACCAAACTGCAGCGCACCAATGCTAGTGATGGTATTGGAAGGGTGGAAGATTTTTTAGAAAGCTGCTACACAACTTTCCCTGCACATCCACAAAATACCATGGCTGATAGCAACATGGAATGCAAATTAACCTGTCTACAAAATTGCCACGTACTGCTTATGCTTATGAAAACGATTAATGTTCAATTTGGATAGGAGATCTCTTGAATCTAAAACAACATTAACAAGATCCTATAGGGAATACTCTATATGTCAAGAAGGAGGATTTTGTGATTTCTAGTTAGTCTGATCCCACAAATAAGAAGAGTGATTACTGTTGCAATTGCAGATCAGCACTACTTTTATGCCTTCAGTTGTTCATAATCATGAATGGGAAAAGAACAATTATCACTACAGAAATAGAAGAAGGTTCACTCATGGCTTTTGGCCACAGAGATCTACAGAATGTGTGGAAATCTGGAATTCTTTTCCAAGAATCCAAGTATTTGATAGGCTAAATTGAAAGATTCGATAGACTACAATATAGGAAATTGTGTATAGCTGATCGATTCTTTAGAAGAGATTTTAGGTACAGCTTAATTTTTCATGTATGAAAAGGCTGGCCACTCATGCAGCAAATTTCAGAATATAAAGAAAACTTCCATATCTTCATTCCAATTCCTCTTAGAATTCTACATAAATTCTTTATCATCTACTTCACCACATGGAAGTATTATAGCTTAGTCTAAGAGGGTCTGGCCTAGATAAATCTAGAGCATGTATCCTAGCCGTTCACTAAGGGGGTCTGGCCTTTAAATTTAAGGAACCTACCCTCATCTGTAAAATGGTGTAACCCTTGGCTTACATGTCGAGCACCATTAATACAAGCTTATAGCATTCTCCTACACTCTCTCACAGCATATTAGCTATCATATTGCACGTGAAGTGTTTGAATTCAGAACTAGGAATACTAAGGAGTAAGGCATAAGGTGCAGGCCTAAAGTAGCACGATAGCAAAACTAAAGTCCCAGCACATGACACTTGCACAATCCTAGCTCATCTAATTACAGATTCTGACGGTTTTATAATTACCAAAGGTTGATAATTATCAAGGCTTTGGGTTTGTCAATTTCATGAATTATGATTGTGaaaagatctcaaaaatataatgCATCTTAAAAGAACTTGATACAAGCTACCACAGGGCCCTTGCCCCTCTATGTCTATGTTATTTCTTCCTCCTCCGCCTTCCTAAATTAGCTAAGATGcattaa from Gossypium arboreum isolate Shixiya-1 chromosome 1, ASM2569848v2, whole genome shotgun sequence harbors:
- the LOC108465481 gene encoding uncharacterized protein LOC108465481 isoform X1, with amino-acid sequence MLIILETIARDLLGFCIKCIEDSLFLDFVCGEFACSGKYGEVDVKGRAFQRNAHISHCASQRLWEQRGSDQLSAIAVSLLPFAIISACSVYFFVFYSDFKTCSDWKLLEISPHYPSVVLEKFMWIDAVRDSEVDTQ
- the LOC108465481 gene encoding uncharacterized protein LOC108465481 isoform X2 — its product is MEKSMLKAELSKEMRTSPTVHPSDCGNSEAPINYQQLLDFKTCSDWKLLEISPHYPSVVLEKFMWIDAVRDSEVDTQ